The following coding sequences are from one Streptomyces sp. NBC_01232 window:
- a CDS encoding GNAT family N-acetyltransferase: MEPTTLSTDRLVLRPFVPSDEDEVYAAAQDADIQRWTLVPSPYEREHAHAFVNEIVPNGWSEGTAFPFAVRLATDGTLVASVGVHVHGAESYEIGYWAVKEHRGRGYMAEAVLAVARWAFTELGVARLEWRAEVGNTGSRAVAEKAGFRVEGVMRAGIERRGTARDCWVGALLPSDLGLSSAIPYLPSSAA, from the coding sequence ATGGAGCCCACGACACTGAGCACGGACCGGCTGGTATTGCGTCCTTTCGTCCCGTCCGACGAGGACGAGGTGTATGCGGCGGCCCAGGACGCCGACATCCAGCGCTGGACGCTGGTCCCCTCCCCCTACGAGCGCGAGCACGCGCACGCCTTCGTGAACGAGATCGTCCCGAACGGCTGGAGCGAGGGCACGGCCTTCCCCTTCGCCGTACGTCTGGCCACCGACGGCACCCTGGTCGCGTCCGTCGGCGTGCACGTCCACGGCGCGGAGAGCTACGAGATCGGCTACTGGGCGGTCAAGGAACACCGCGGCCGGGGCTACATGGCCGAGGCCGTCCTGGCCGTCGCCCGCTGGGCCTTCACCGAGCTGGGCGTCGCACGGCTGGAATGGCGGGCCGAGGTCGGAAACACGGGCTCGCGCGCCGTGGCCGAGAAGGCCGGCTTCCGGGTCGAGGGCGTCATGCGGGCCGGCATCGAGCGGCGCGGCACCGCCCGCGACTGCTGGGTCGGCGCCCTGCTCCCCTCCGACCTGGGCCTGTCCTCGGCGATCCCCTACCTGCCGTCTTCCGCCGCCTGA
- a CDS encoding GNAT family N-acetyltransferase codes for METITLTTDRLVLRPHTPEDTAEVHAACQDPEIQHWIPVPVPYRREDAEEFVTETVPRGWRDGTEFNFAVRLGAGGPLVAALGVIPRGPHAHEVGYWAVAGHRGRGYMTEAVRAAARWAFTEAGCVRLIWRAGIGNTASRAVAEKAGFVVEGVQRAGMEHRDTLRDCWVGALLPSDLGLPSRLPYRPAAGDRLQAADVAPLSVGAPRLRG; via the coding sequence ATGGAGACGATCACTCTGACCACCGATCGCCTCGTGCTGCGCCCTCACACCCCCGAGGACACCGCCGAGGTGCACGCCGCCTGCCAGGACCCCGAGATCCAGCACTGGATCCCGGTACCGGTGCCGTACCGCCGCGAGGACGCGGAGGAGTTCGTCACGGAAACGGTTCCCCGGGGGTGGCGCGACGGCACCGAGTTCAACTTCGCGGTCCGGCTCGGGGCGGGCGGCCCGCTCGTGGCCGCCCTGGGCGTCATCCCGCGCGGCCCGCACGCGCACGAGGTCGGCTACTGGGCGGTCGCCGGGCACCGGGGCCGCGGCTACATGACCGAGGCCGTGCGGGCCGCGGCCCGCTGGGCCTTCACCGAGGCCGGCTGCGTACGCCTGATCTGGCGTGCCGGGATCGGCAACACCGCCTCCCGCGCCGTCGCCGAGAAGGCCGGCTTCGTCGTCGAGGGCGTCCAGCGCGCGGGCATGGAGCACCGAGACACCCTGCGCGACTGCTGGGTGGGCGCCCTGCTCCCCTCCGACCTCGGCCTGCCCTCCCGGCTGCCGTACCGGCCGGCTGCCGGTGACCGGCTCCAGGCTGCGGACGTGGCCCCGCTGTCAGTGGGCGCCCCTAGGCTGCGGGGATGA